A DNA window from Arachis hypogaea cultivar Tifrunner chromosome 18, arahy.Tifrunner.gnm2.J5K5, whole genome shotgun sequence contains the following coding sequences:
- the LOC112771996 gene encoding uncharacterized protein — MASSDAVPPPPHEPEPENQLCSLVYEISHEAQAIMENMLKMITEINQNSVLIEEEIEKCKGSALDKKRTLDEEKNHFQKAAYAVLDMLNRD, encoded by the exons ATGGCGTCTTCAGATGCAGTTCCTCCGCCACCTCacgaaccagaacctgaaaatcAACTTTGTTCTCTCGTCTACG AGATATCACACGAAGCACAAGCGATCATGGAGAACATGCTTAAGATGATCAC tgaaatcaatcaaaattctGTTCTAATAGAGGAAGAGATAGAGAAATGTAAAGGCTCTGCTCTGGATAAGAAACGAACTTTGGATGAAGAGAAGAATCATTTCCAAAAGGCTGCTTATGCTGTTCTTGACATGCTCAACAGAGACTGA